Within the Capsicum annuum cultivar UCD-10X-F1 unplaced genomic scaffold, UCD10Xv1.1 ctg73097, whole genome shotgun sequence genome, the region GGGTACTTATTGCTATagggtcatgccatttggtttaaagaatgcgggacctacgtacatgagagctatgactactatttttcatgacatgatgcacaaggaAGTAGAAGCATATGTTGATAatgtcattatcaagtccaagacacgagtcgatcatgtatatgacttgaggaaatTCTTCGAAAGATTGCgaaagtataatcttaagctcAATCCAGCCAAGTGTGCATTTGGTGTTCTATCCGGGAAACTTTTGGGTTTCATAATTAGCCGCAGAGGCATTGAATTAGACCCCGCCAAGGTAAAATCTATTCGAGAATTGCCGCCTCCGAAGAATAAAATTGAggtcatgagttttcttggaaggctgaattatataagcagattcatcgctcagctcagcactacatgtgaaccgatatttaagttgctaaaaaaTGATGTTGCTATCCAATGGACAGACGAATGTCAAGAATCATTCaacaagattaaagaatatttggcaAATCCTCCTGTGTTGGTCCTACCAGAACCTGGTAggcctttatttttatatttgtcagtgatggacaattctttcggctGTGTTTTAGGACAACATgatatcacaggcaaaaaggaacaagcaatctattatttgagcaaaaagTTCATGAGTTACGAGGTGAAATATACTCTTTTGGAAAAGACATATTGCGCCCTAACTTGGATTACTCAGAAGTTAAAGCACTATCTTTCGTCCtccataacctacctcatatctcgaatggatcctttaaagtatatttttcaaaaacttatgcCCACAGGCAGATTGGCGAAGTGGCAGATTTTACTTACAGAATTCGACATTGTGTACGTTACTCGTACCACTATGAAAGCGCAAGCATTGGccgatcatttggcagagaatccagttgacaatgattatgagcctttgcaaacttactttcctgatgaagagataaattcaattgaggaagaagttcaagatgatatgtatgcatggcaattatattttgatggggcaGTCAATGTCAAAGGAGTAGGAATTGGGGCAGTTCTTGTCTCACCaaccgggcatcatcatcccGCCACAGCACGACTTCgtttcttttgtactaataacacagcagaatatgaagcttgcatcatggGGTTAAATATGACAATAAATCTGGATGTGCACAAGCTAATGGTGTTGGGAGATTCTGAATTACTCATTCAacaaattcaaggtgaatgggaaacgaGAGATATCAAAATCATTCCATACAAACAGTTCGTAGTGGACCTCAGCAAAAGGTTTGAGTCTATCGAGTTTAGACATATTCCCAGATCCCATAATGAGCTGGCTGATGCGCTGGCTACCCTAGCTTCTATGCTCCCGTACCCAGGAAATACGCATTTCGACCCATTAGAGATACAGATACGAGATCAACATGGTTATTGCAATATAATTGATGCAGAACTAGATAATGAACCttggtactatgatatcaaacgcttcctaaagtcaaaagaatatccaatacACGCCAAAGCAGATAAACAAAGAACCATTAGGAGACTtgctaatggtttcttcttaagtggggagatcctgtacaaacgaaccccagacttgaacttgttgagatctgttaatattcaggaagctgaaagaatcatgaatgaggtacattCGGGGGTGTGTGGTTCGCATATGAATGGCTATGTTTTGGAAAAGAAGATCATGCGGGcaggatattattggttaactATGGAGCGAGATTGCTTTTGCTTTGTTCGCAAGTGTCA harbors:
- the LOC124894330 gene encoding uncharacterized protein LOC124894330; this translates as MDPLKYIFQKLMPTGRLAKWQILLTEFDIVYVTRTTMKAQALADHLAENPVDNDYEPLQTYFPDEEINSIEEEVQDDMYAWQLYFDGAVNVKGVGIGAVLVSPTGHHHPATARLRFFCTNNTAEYEACIMGLNMTINLDVHKLMVLGDSELLIQQIQGEWETRDIKIIPYKQFVVDLSKRFESIEFRHIPRSHNELADALATLASMLPYPGNTHFDPLEIQIRDQHGYCNIIDAELDNEPWYYDIKRFLKSKEYPIHAKADKQRTIRRLANGFFLSGEILYKRTPDLNLLRSVNIQEAERIMNEVHSGVCGSHMNGYVLEKKIMRAGYYWLTMERDCFCFVRKCHQCQIHGDLIHLPPSELHPMSAP